Within Sorangiineae bacterium MSr11367, the genomic segment GACGACGTATTCGAACTTCATCATCAATTACCAGGCCATCTACAAGAACCCCAAGGAAGACCCGGTGGCCTCGGGCCTCAACAACTACGCCGTCGAGTACGACGGCATTTACACGATGATTTACGCGATGTTCGCGGCCGCGCAGAAGAATCCCACCCTCACCGGCAAGTCGATTGCCGAGGGGATCTCGCGACTCACCTCCGGCGATCCATTCTACGTGGGGCAAACGGACACTCCCCAAGTCAAGCAGCGCCTGGCAAGCGGGCAGAACGTCAATCTCCAGGGCGTCTACTCGCTTCTCGACTTCGACATGAGCTCGGGCGACTCGCCCACAGAGACGTCGGTGGTCTGCCTCGAGAAGTCCACGTCGGCTGCGACCGGTCTCGAGTGGAAATTCAGCAGCATGACCTGGGATCGCACCCAGCGGACATTTCCAGGGGGCGCCACGGCGTCTTGTCTCAAGTAACGAGGAAGGTCGATATCGTCATGAAAACGTATTCACGCCGGATTGCCTTCGCCGTCGCCCTGGTCATGACTGCCGCCCCGGGTGTGGGCTTCGCCCAGGAGCCTCCCGGTCAACAAGCTCCGCGCAATTGGCAAGGGACGAAGATGGAGGAGGCGCGCGTCCGATACAACCGCGGGATGAAGCTCTATGAAGAGGGCAACGCCCCGGCGGCGCGCGCCGAGTTCGAACGCGCCTACGAGCTCGCACCTAGCTACCGCCTCCTCTACAACATTGGACTATGCTACGAGGCAACACACGACTACGCCGAGGCGCTTCGCAATTTTCAGCGCTATCTGTTGGAGGGCGGCGACGAAATCGCCGAGGAGCGGCGCACCGCGGTGACCGCGCAGATTGCCGATCTCAAGCCCAACATCGCGACGGTGACCATCACGACCAATGTGCCCGGTGCGGCCATCACCATCGATGACGTCGCCATTGGGCAGGCACCGCTGGCCGACAAGATTCTCGTCAATCCAGGCCGTCACAAAGTCTCCGCCACGAAGGCGGGAATGTTCCCTGCGACCAAGTCCATTGTCTTCGTGGGAAGCGAGAGTTCCCAGGTGCGTCTGGAGTTGATCGAGCCGCCGCACGCATCGGACTCCGGCAAAGAAAGTGCTAACTTACCCGCGTACATCGCGTGGGGCGCGACCGGCGCACTCGCGATTGGAGCTGGTGTGACGGGTTATCTCGCGCTCAAAGCGCGCTCCGACGAGAAAGACACCCTCGATCGACACGGGATTACCCGCTCGGAGGTCGACGATGCGCGCAGCAAAACGCGCACGTTATCCATTGCGACCGACGTGATTGCCGCATCGGCGCTGCTCGCCGGTGGCCTTGCCCTCTATTTGACGCTTCACAAGTCCGAAAAGTCGGCTTCGGAAACGACGGCGCGACTAACGCCGGGCGGCGTGACGATCATCGGGCACTTTTGAAGCGCTCGGCGTGGTGGAGATGACGCGGCGCAACGGCTCCCAAGAGCACGATTGCCCTACACTGCCCGAAAGAACACACCGAACTTCGAATCACGCCAATGCGCTGATGCGTATTTCATTCGCGCGAATCGGTCCAGCCTGATAATTAAAGCCAAAGTATTACTCGAAACATCACAAGGAGGGTGTCCATGGAAAGGACGCGCCGCAGCTTTCGTCTCCATCTTGCTTCGATCGTCTTGACGGGTCTTGCCGCCGCGGCCTTTTTGCCTGCTTGCGGGAGTGACGAGGAAAGCGAAAACGCGGGGCCCACCGACGGCGCGATGGATAGCCAAATCCAAGACGCCAGCATTTTTCCTTCCTGGGCATTCGTATCCATCGCCGAAGTCGACCCCACGATCATCGTGGAGATGCGATACATCACCGATCACAACTTCTTGGGCACGCCGGTGCGCGGCTACAACGCCGCCAAATGCCTCCTCACCCGGCCGGCCGCAACCGCATTGGCGAAGGTGCAGACCGAGCTGCGGCCCTTGGGCCTTTCGCTCAAGGTTTACGATTGTTATCGCCCGCAGGGTGCGGTGGATCACTTCGTCGAATGGGCGAAGGATCTCAACGACACGAAGATGCGGCAAGAGTTTTACCCCACCGTGGACAAGGCGAACTTGTTCCGCGATGGCTACATTGCCGAAAAGTCCGGACACACGCGCGGGAGCACGCTGGACGTGACCATCGTCGCGTTGCCGGCTGGCGAGCAAGAAGTCTACAAGAGCGGAGATGCTCTCCGCGAATGCACGCTTCCCGCCGACCAGAGGTTCAAGGACAATAGCCTCGACTTCGGTACCGGGTTCGACTGCTTCGATCTGCTTGCTCACCCCGAGAATCCGGCTCTCACGGGCCCTCAGCGCGCGACGCGCATGTTGCTTCGAAGCATGATGGACAAGTACGGGTTCAAGGGCCTCGTCGAAGAGTGGTGGCACTTCACCCTGCGGAACGAGCCGTTCCCCAAGACGTACTTCAAATTCACCATCGACTGATCGAACGCCCACCCAGTGTTACCACGAAGGTCCCCGCTTCCTCGAGCAGGGGCCTTCGGCGTTTAATGCGAGCTAGGATTCGGCGGTGGCGGTCAGGTCGTGCACGGCTTGGAAGAGTTCTTCGAAGTTTGCGGGCTTTGCCAGGTGAACGTTGAATCCGGATTCGAGAGCCCTTCGCCGGTCTTCCGGGTACGCGAACGCGGTCATGGCAATGGCCGGCGTACGGCCTCCGCGATCGATCGGCAATGCTCGGATGCTTTGGAGGAATTGATTCCCGTCCTCGCCCGGCATGGCGATATCGCTCACGATCAAGTGCGGTTTGAAAATCTCCAGCATGCGCCTTCCTTCGCTGGCGGATGGCGCCGTGCGGACCGTTGCACCGCGGAGGCGAAAGAACATTTCCATGACGAGACGGCTATCGCGTTCGTCGTCGATCACGAGCACTCGGATGCCCGCGAACTTTCCCTCGGAGCGTCGACCGTTGGGCGCGTCCTGCAGTTGCTGCTCGCTCTTCTGTGCAACGCCGCCCCTCCGCGTCGAGGACACTTCACCCGCCTTTTGCATTGCGACCATCTTTCACGGAAGAACGGTTTTCGAAAGTTTGCTCACGCGGTCCAAATTTTCACTTCTGCGACACAGCTCATTCGTCGAAGCACCGGTCGAAGACCTCAGCACAAAGCAAGCCAATCCGTGGTCGCGCACGCTCCCGCAGAAACGCCGGCGAAACGCCCGACATCTCAAGGTATCCGCCGACGCTCTTCGCCGCGCGACACAGCAAAAGTGCCACATGGGCGTGCGGTTGCTCAGCCTTTAGCGCAATGCGCGCTTTCCTTCTCGATCCGTCCGGGTGTCGCGTTCGGCGCGGCGATGGGCACGGGCGGAGCTGCCCACGAAGGCCGCCAGGTGCTCGCCGGTCAGCGTCGACTTCGCCGCCACCAGGTCGGCGGGAGGGCCCTCGAACACGACGCGTCCGCCGTCGTGGCCTGCGCCTGGGCCGAGGTCGATGATCCAATCGGCGTGCGCCATCACCGCCTGGTGGTGCTCGATCACGATGACCGACTTCCCGGAGTCGACCAGCCGATCCAAGAGCCCGAGCAGCTGCTCGAGATCGGCCAAGTGCAGGCCGGTGGTCGGCTCGTCGAGCACGTAAACACCGCCGTCGGCCCCCATGTGCGTGGCGAGCTTGAGACGCTGCCGCTCGCCGCCCGACAGCGTGGTGAGCGGTTGGCCGAGCCGCAGGTAGCCGAGCCCCACGTCGGCCATGCGCTGCAGAATGGCATGCGCAGCCGGCGTATGCGCCTTGCCATTGCCGAAGAAGCCGACCGCATCTTGGACCGAAAGATCCAGCACCTCGGCGATGTTCAGCTTTCCAAGTCGGTATTCGAGCACCGCCGCCTGGAACCGCCGGCCCTGGCAATCTTCGCACACCGTGGTGACACCGGCCATCATCGCCAGGTCCGTGTAGATCACGCCGGCACCGTTGCACGTTGGACAGGCGCCCTCGGAGTTGGCGCTGAACAAGGCCGGCTTGACGCCGTTGGCCTTGGCGAATGCTTTGCGGATTGGCTCCAGCAGATCGGTGTACGTGGCCGGGTTGCTCCTCCGCGAGCCACGAATCGGCGTCTGGTCGACCGACACCACACCGTCGCGGTCGGACACCGAACCGTGGATGAGGGAGCTCTTGCCCGATCCCGCCACGCCGGTCACCACCACCAGCACACCGAGCGGGATGTCGACGTCGACGCCCTTCAAGTTGTGCGTCTTGGCGCCGCGCACCTTCATCACCCCCGACGGCTTGCGCACCGACGGCTTCAACGAGGCGCGATCGCTCAGGTGCCGCCCGGTGAGTGTGCCGCTGGCCCGCAGCCCCTCGAGGGTTCCCTGGAAGACCACTTCGCCACCGGCGGTGCCTGCGCCGGGGCCGAGGTCGATGACGTGGTCGGCAATCGCGATGGTCTCCGGCTTGTGCTCGACGACGAGGACGGTATTGCCCTTGTCGCGCAGCCGTAGCAGCAGATCGTTCATCCGCTGGATGTCGTGGGGGTGCAGCCCGATCGTCGGCTCGTCGAACACGTAGGTCACGTCGGTGAGTGACGAGCCGAGGTGGCCGATCATCTTCGTGCGCTGGGCTTCACCGCCCGACAGGGTGCCCGACGGTCGATCGAGGCTGAGGTAACCAAGCCCGATCTCCACGAACGAGTCGAGCGTGTGCCGCAGCGTCGCCACCAGGGGCGCGACGGAGGGCTCCTTCAGACCGCGCACCCACTCGGCCAGCTCGTTGATCTGCATCGCACAGGCGTCGGCAATGTTGATCCCCTTGATCTTCGACGACCGGGCCGCCTCGTTGAGCCGGGTGCCTTTGCACTCGGGGCACGTGGCGAAGGTGATCGCTCGCTCCACGAATGCGCGGATGTGCGGCTGCAGCGCGTCGACGTCCTTGGACAGGAACGATTTCTGGATCTGCGGGATCAGGCCTGCGTACGTCAGGTTGATGCCGTCGACCTTGATCTTGGTCGGCTCCTTGTGCAGCAGATCGTGGAGCTCTTTCTTGGTGAACTTGCGAATCGGCTTGTCGGGGTCGAAGAAGCCACAGCCGCGGAAGATGCGGCCATACCAGCCCTCCATGCTGTAGCCGGGAATCGTGAGCGCCCCCTCGTTGAGCGACTTCTTGTCATCGTACAGTTGCGAAAGGTCGATATCGCTCACCGATCCCATGCCCTCGCATCGCGGGCACATGCCACCGGCGCGGTTGAAGATGAC encodes:
- a CDS encoding PEGA domain-containing protein, encoding MKTYSRRIAFAVALVMTAAPGVGFAQEPPGQQAPRNWQGTKMEEARVRYNRGMKLYEEGNAPAARAEFERAYELAPSYRLLYNIGLCYEATHDYAEALRNFQRYLLEGGDEIAEERRTAVTAQIADLKPNIATVTITTNVPGAAITIDDVAIGQAPLADKILVNPGRHKVSATKAGMFPATKSIVFVGSESSQVRLELIEPPHASDSGKESANLPAYIAWGATGALAIGAGVTGYLALKARSDEKDTLDRHGITRSEVDDARSKTRTLSIATDVIAASALLAGGLALYLTLHKSEKSASETTARLTPGGVTIIGHF
- a CDS encoding M15 family metallopeptidase codes for the protein MERTRRSFRLHLASIVLTGLAAAAFLPACGSDEESENAGPTDGAMDSQIQDASIFPSWAFVSIAEVDPTIIVEMRYITDHNFLGTPVRGYNAAKCLLTRPAATALAKVQTELRPLGLSLKVYDCYRPQGAVDHFVEWAKDLNDTKMRQEFYPTVDKANLFRDGYIAEKSGHTRGSTLDVTIVALPAGEQEVYKSGDALRECTLPADQRFKDNSLDFGTGFDCFDLLAHPENPALTGPQRATRMLLRSMMDKYGFKGLVEEWWHFTLRNEPFPKTYFKFTID
- a CDS encoding response regulator; translation: MQKAGEVSSTRRGGVAQKSEQQLQDAPNGRRSEGKFAGIRVLVIDDERDSRLVMEMFFRLRGATVRTAPSASEGRRMLEIFKPHLIVSDIAMPGEDGNQFLQSIRALPIDRGGRTPAIAMTAFAYPEDRRRALESGFNVHLAKPANFEELFQAVHDLTATAES
- a CDS encoding excinuclease ABC subunit UvrA, with amino-acid sequence MASPNPPHKADSHDLIRVQGARENNLKDISVEIPKRRLTVFTGVSGSGKSSLVFGTIAAESQRLINETYSTFVQGFMPTLGRPEVDVLEGLTTAISVDQERMGGNPRSTVGTATDASAMLRVLWSRLGKPHIGSSNAFSFNVPSVRAAGSITVEKAGGKTEKVIFNRAGGMCPRCEGMGSVSDIDLSQLYDDKKSLNEGALTIPGYSMEGWYGRIFRGCGFFDPDKPIRKFTKKELHDLLHKEPTKIKVDGINLTYAGLIPQIQKSFLSKDVDALQPHIRAFVERAITFATCPECKGTRLNEAARSSKIKGINIADACAMQINELAEWVRGLKEPSVAPLVATLRHTLDSFVEIGLGYLSLDRPSGTLSGGEAQRTKMIGHLGSSLTDVTYVFDEPTIGLHPHDIQRMNDLLLRLRDKGNTVLVVEHKPETIAIADHVIDLGPGAGTAGGEVVFQGTLEGLRASGTLTGRHLSDRASLKPSVRKPSGVMKVRGAKTHNLKGVDVDIPLGVLVVVTGVAGSGKSSLIHGSVSDRDGVVSVDQTPIRGSRRSNPATYTDLLEPIRKAFAKANGVKPALFSANSEGACPTCNGAGVIYTDLAMMAGVTTVCEDCQGRRFQAAVLEYRLGKLNIAEVLDLSVQDAVGFFGNGKAHTPAAHAILQRMADVGLGYLRLGQPLTTLSGGERQRLKLATHMGADGGVYVLDEPTTGLHLADLEQLLGLLDRLVDSGKSVIVIEHHQAVMAHADWIIDLGPGAGHDGGRVVFEGPPADLVAAKSTLTGEHLAAFVGSSARAHRRAERDTRTDREGKRALR